Proteins encoded together in one Lathyrus oleraceus cultivar Zhongwan6 chromosome 5, CAAS_Psat_ZW6_1.0, whole genome shotgun sequence window:
- the LOC127081671 gene encoding xanthine dehydrogenase 1-like translates to MQTLSTFSSMSPASLACAPPPLKRLNFNFLLPTASYVSTLSLRHANIELIIVTHSSTPPNLGLISVVLPQFETQGVVILVNVDTDGTVLVSHDGMEMWQGLQTKVAQIAASTFNILLNFVFISDTSTDKVPNSSPLTPSASSDMYGAVVLDACEQISVHMEPISSQHKFKTFTELVNVCYVERIDLAVCGFCIAQF, encoded by the coding sequence ATGCAAACTTTGTCAACTTTTTCATCCATGTCACCGGCGTCTCTGGCATGCGCTCCGCCGCCACTCAAGAGGCTGAACTTTAACTTTCTCTTACCAACCGCTTCATATGTGTCCACTTTGTCTCTTCGGCATGCCAATATAGAGCTTATTATTGTTACTCATTCATCGACACCTCCGAACCTTGGTCTAATCTCAGTTGTGCTTCCACAGTTTGAGACTCAAGGAGTTGTTATTTTGGTTAATGTCGATACAGATGGAACTGTCTTAGTTAGCCATGATGGTATGGAAATGTGGCAAGGTTTACAGACGAAAGTTGCACAAATTGCGGCATCAACTTTCAATATCCTCCTTAATTTTGTCTTCATATCAGATACAAGTACAGATAAGGTTCCTAATTCTTCTCCATTAACACCTTCTGCAAGTTCTGACATGTATGGAGCAGTGGTTTTAGATGCATGTGAGCAAATATCCGTACACATGGAACCTATTTCTTCCCAACATAAATTCAAGACTTTTACTGAGCTAGTTAATGTGTGCTATGTAGAGCGAATAGATCTTGCTGTCTGTGGATTTTGTATTGCACAGTTTTAG
- the LOC127082930 gene encoding protein MAIN-LIKE 2, protein MATKAKGSSKLPTLCDLWSKLDEDFKALINNRIDNNGDGSSLLRLIPNRRVEISTYLLQEFMTLYEHRENDFYFQVCGQQRMNVTLEDVLFLTHLPIIGRPIVPIDNRDRDAFNRLFSENSSLLSLVTLRNICCDTNRNDDERIKAVLLMIVTCLIAPNGNGQNCKTSYVQFIEKLDEVNSYAWGAAMLAYLYQGMKGWKTDDKAIDGFTWLIMGFFFSHFRGLYSIFNNAVEENQAHDKPKLAYLIESLEKTGKIHPKKANIPLQLKVEVAS, encoded by the exons ATGGCAACAAAAGCAAAAGGAAGTTCAAAACTGCCAACTTTGTGCGATTTGTGGTCAAAATTAGATGAAGACTTTAAAGCCTTAATTAACAACAGAATTGATAATAATGGTGATGGTAGTTCTTTGTTGAGACTTATCCCCAATAGACGTgtggaaatttcaacatatttgCTGCAAGAGTTCATGACACTTTATGAACATAGagaaaatgatttttattttcaGGTCTGTGGTCAACAACGCATGAACGTCACATTGGAGGACGTTTTATTTTTGACCCATTTGCCTATTATAGGCCGACCAATTGTCCCCATTGACAATAGAGATCGAGATGCTTTCAATCGACTTTTTTCAGAAAATTCATCTCTACTTTCCCTAGTCACGTTGAGAAATATTTGTTGTGATACAAATAGAAATGATGATGAGAGGATCAAGGCTGTCCTTCTCATGATTGTGACATGCCTGATTGCTCCAAATGGGAATGGACAAAATTGCAAGACTTCTTACGTCCAATTTATCGAAAAATTGGACGAAGTTAACTCCTATGCTTGGGGAGCTGCAATGTTAGCATACTTGTATCAAGGTATGAAGGGATGGAAGACCGATGATAAGGCAATTGACGGCTTCACCTGGCTTATAATG GGCTTCTTCTTTTCTCATTTTAGAGGTCTTTATTCGATCTTCAATAATGCTGTGGAGGAAAATCAGGCTCATGATAAGCCAAAACTGGCATATTTGATAGAGTCACTTGAGAAAACCGGCAAAATCCACCCAAAGAAGGCCAACATCCCATTACAATTGAAG gttgaggttgcttcatga